Below is a window of Nitrospirota bacterium DNA.
GACGCATGCATAAGGTGTTGTTGATTTGTTTTTCATATCTGATATACTTGAGGCTAAAAGCAGCACACGGGATTTGAATGGTTAAGGTGAAAATGGGAAAAAGGGCCATAAAGCTTGTTGCGGTAATTTTTCTATTGTGCATTGTGTATTCCTGCTCCTGGTCGCCGTCAGATGAAGAGGCGGTTGAGCTTGTCAAGAATTACTACCTTTTCTACTATGAAGGGAAACAGGCTGACGTCGAGATCTTAATGCGCGGTGGTTATATCAAGGAATGTGAGTGCTACTCCATATTGTTTCAGATAACCCTCCCTGAGCGGGAAAGCTTCAAGAAGACATTTTATTTTTATAAATCCGAATACGGAAAAGTTGAAGTCAGTGAATTTCAGCCCAAGGCCTCATCACGATAACCAAAACTAATCACGCTGGTGACATTTATTGCAGAGCTGCCTCTGATAGCCGCCAAATTCGGCAACGATATTCCTGCCATAGTAGCTGTGCGTTATCTCATTTCCGGTTACGCCGCCGTCACCTTCCTGCGGATGTGAATCGGCAAGGAAAGTAGTCTGAAAATCCCACCTGCCGAGATGCTGAAACGCTGCGGCATGGGCCCTGTGACAAGTCAGGCACATGACATTTGCATTTCCGCCCATGTCAGGCCCCGATGTGCTTGACGGGTCAAGAAGGGTCTTGTCTGTTGTGCCTGATTCAAACGGCACCAACGACAGATAAGCGGTTGCCTTTATGCCGGACACATCTCCGGTTCTTACGTATGAATTATAGTTGGAAATGACAGCGCTGCCCAGTTTTGAGCTGTTGTCTGCAGGGTGTTTGTTGCCGCTACTCAAAAGATCACTGTGACAATTCCCGCACCATTCGGACATGCCGGAGCCGTAGGCCGTGTGATTAGAGTCTGTCTCGGTCCAGTTTTTTGAATTTGCAACAGCAACCGGAGCAGGATAGATAAATGCAACGCCGGCCTGATTGCCGCCGCTATAGCCGGCCCCGCCAAGCAGTCTGAAATTGCCTGCGATCGTCCCGTCAGGCGCTGTTTCTCCATAGGAGCCGGAGATGGAAATTGCGCGGGTGTTGCCGGAATTCCCTGTTGTTGTTCCGTGCGCATTATGACAGCTCGTGCATCCCATTGCGGCTGCGGAATACACGCCTCCCGATGCGGAGGTCATGGCCTGGTCCTCACGCAGGCCGTAATCGGATGCGACAACATTGTGACCGTGGCTGTCTCCATCGCTTTTGTACGGCATATTGTTGACAATGAATGTAAAGGTCTTTTTCAGCCAGTAGAAATCCCCGCCGGGAGTGTATATCGAACCGTCGCCGCTTAACACATTGTACAATTTGCCCTGCCCGGCATGACAGAGCAGGCAGGTGGAGCTTGGGTCTGGACCCCTGAGCATGTACATTCTTGCATTGGCATTCAGGTCTGTGTCATTAATCTGTGCGATCTCAGGATTGTGCTGTATATGACATCCCTCGCAGTAGCCCACTCCGCCTTCGTGAAACGCATAAACAAATCCTGACAGCATAAAAGTGATCAGGGTTGCCGTTATGAAGGCTGATAATATGCTTAGTGCTTTCTTCATTTTTCTTATGACCTCTTGCAAGCACTATATAGAATAAATATCACAAAACAACCGGCTTAACAAGAAGTTTTATATCCGGATATATTATCCGTGCCATTGCCGCTGAAATTTCTTTCTAACATTCTATCGGTATTCGCATCAGTGAACTGAAGAGGCGGCGGCAGGTTTTCAGGATATAAAAAGGCCCGGGGGAGCGACAGAAGGTATTGATAGAAAATGGAGCGAATATTTTATACTACAGGCCTCACAGAATAATTTGTGCCAGCTCCCCGCACCACACGTCATATCCCTTACCGCTCAGATGCACGCCGTCGTCAAGCAAATATTCCTTTACCGGTTTCCCCTGATCATCAATAAAAAGTTTATACAGGTCCAGAAATTCAACACCTGTGTCTTTGGCAAGGGCTTTGATGGAACTGTTTACGCTCCTGATAGATTCATCCGCTATGAAATCTACAAGGACGGGCAGGAGGCTGTGAATAAATGTCCGGGCGTTTGGATAAGCAGAGGACAATTTATTTATTATCTGCCTGTAGGGGCCGAGGAAATCAAAATCCTCCATTGCAACATTGTTGATCCCGGTCATGATGAAAATCAGGTCAGCGTCAGGATGTGTCTCGATTGTCCTCCCTGTCCTTGCAAGCAGTCCTTCTACCGACTCTCCGGCAACGCCGAGGTTTGCAACGTTGTGCCGGGGAAATCTTTTCTGCCAGTCAAAGAATTCTATAAGAGAATGCCCGAGAAAAAGGACGTTCATATCAGAAATAGAAGTGGGCCCCCAGGGCTACGAATTCAATGATATTGTCATGAAACTGCCCGTTGGGGGAATTCCCGTTGTAATACTCCATCATAAACTGCAGTTTGTTCCAGAGGGTCTTCTCACTTTCAAGCTGTACGCCCATGCGCAATGAGGTTTCATTGTGCCAGTTGTTTTCCTGCCTGTTCTTGAAATCAATTCCCGCGACCGGCCTGAACCAGCCGTGTAAATACGCACGGGGGCTTCTGTATTCAAACCCGTATTGCACCGCCCAGCGCTTGAGGTCTTTAGGGTCAGGGCTGAATATATATTCTACGCCCCCGTAAACACGGTACGGTCCTTTAATGTCATACGAAAGTATCGTTTGCACGGCCTCATAACTGAAATTCTCCCTGTCCACATTATTGTGGAGGATAAACTCATCGCCGATATGAGAGCTGTTATGGTAAATACTGAAAAGACCCGACAGGGCGTTACGGCGATAGAAGAATGTGACCCCTCCCCTGTAATCTTCGTTAATAAGGTCCCATGAAGCAGTGTCCAGATCATGGATTATAAAACCGGCGGCCTGAATCGCCACCTGCCACCGTCCGCCGAAAAGCCCGTCATCCGTGTATAAAGGAAGTGTCTCGCCAAAACTCGCCGCAAAGAGATGAGTGAATTCTTTATCATGCAGATAATTTTGATAAGACATGGAGAAATGCGGCCAGCGCGGGTCGGCGATCAACGGGGCGAATAACGTCTCTTTATTATTGGCAGTATGCCTGACAGGCGGCTCCGTTTCCAAAGGTTGCGCGGCAGGCTGAGCTCCGTCCTGTATCATAACCTCTTTAACGCCTTTAATTTTTGATAATGCTGCCGCCACCTTGTCCCTGTCGGCGTTTGTAATATCCTCAGACCTCAAAATAATCGTCCCGTCTCTGACATCAAGGGAGGCAGGGGCCAGGCCGAATTCCCTTTCGAGTACTGCTGAGGCATATCCTTTGATAAAGACGTCGTCAGCGAAAACCGGAGACGCGCTTAATAAAACCAATGCGCAAAAAATGATGACAGCTTGCAGGAAACGACAGTAATTAGTATGCATATCTTTCAGTCCGCCTTTTTACATTAACTTTATAATGAAACTGCACGGCGTTGGCCGGTAAAAAAATTGAAGCCTATTTTAACAAATCCATCAAAAATCTTTCCCCGGGTCAGGCCGCGACCCCGCCCGATATAATGAATGACATGACGTCACCGCTTTCAGCGCATAACGGCGTTACCTGCTCTTTTGATACAATAATAAGGTTCCCCGCAAAGTTGTACGACTGCGGAAGATAGACGGCAACCTTGTCTGTCAAACCCAAATTCTCCAGGCTTTCCCTCGTCATAAAGCCGATGAGCATGATGTTGCTGTGAGGTGAAGGCTGTACCAGCACCGGTTTGTTAAAACTTTTCTTGTCCCCGACAAACGCGTTCGTCAAATCCCTGATGGCCGTGTAGATCATCTTCACGAACGGCAGCCGGGTGAAGGCCTTTTCGAGGGCGCGCACCAGTCTTTTTGTCAGCAGGTTTGAGGAAATAAATCCCACCAAAGTTATCGTTATAACAGTTGCCGCGAAACCGAGCCCCGGTGTCTTGAATTTAAAAATGCTGTCAATCTTCATGAAGACAACATAAATAACATAAAACGTTACTGCCAGCGGGACCAGCACTAAAAGCCCCTCAAGAAAATATCTCGTGATTTTTTTCATATGCGCCCTCCCGGTTCCTTATTCATTTATGTTTGCTTGAAAGTTTCTTCAATGAACCACAGAGTCACGGAGACACGGATATGATCTTCCTCTGTGCCTCTGTGCCTCTGTGTCTCCGTGGTTATTATATTATTTGTCATACTTTACCATAATCTTTTACAATCAATAAGTATGGCAACATTAATTTTAAAAGTGGAGCGTCCCGCATACGGAGGTTTCTTTATCGGCAGGCATGAGGGAAAGGTCGTCATGATAAAAGGCGCCGTCCTGCCGGGAGAAACTGTTGCGGCGGTCATAGAAAATGAAAAGAAGGATTACCTCACTGTGCGTGTCAAAAAAATTATCGGGCCGTCAGAATACAGGATCAAGCCTGCCTGTAAATATTTCGGGAATTGCGGCGGGTGTCATTTGCAGCATGCTCCATACGCCCGGCAGATAGAGTTGAAACAGGAGGTCCTCAGAGACTGTTTAAAGCGGCTGGCAAAGATCGAGAAGGAGCTGTCAGCGCCTATCATTGACGATGCCCCCTGGAATTACAGGCTGCGGGGACAATTTAAAGTATCTCGCGGGGACATCGGTTTCTACAGGGAGAATACAAGAGATGTCGTCGACATAGACAGTTGTCCTTTAATGGATGAAAAGATAAACGGGTTACTCAAAAAAATAAGGCCCGTCCTGAAAGATCTCGACATCAAAGAAATACATATCACCGTTAACGATTTCGCCGTTGCGTTAATAAAACTTCCTGCCCAGATCAAATCTCAACAGGACATAAATAAACTGGCAGGACTTTTCTTAAGCATGGGTTTTCCGGGATTGCTTATAGAGACAGGAGATAATAAAGTGTCCCGGTCCGGCAAGACCTTCATAACCCTGGACCTTGAAGGGCTTAAATACACAATATCTCCTGAGGCATTTTTTCAGAGCCACTGGGGCCTGAACCTGAAGGTCGTTAAATTCATAAAAGACACCCTTCAGCCGTTAAAAGGCAAAAGTATACTGGACCTTTATGCGGGAGCTGGTAATTTCTCAATGCCGCTTGCAGGGGATGCCGGGGTTATTGCAGTCGAGGGGAATCCGCACGCGATAGAGGACGGCAGGAGAAACCAGGAAATCAACAACATAAAGAATTACCGGTTTGTCAATTCCACTGCCGAAGATTTTTATGCGGAGGGGCATTTTGATATCGTGGTCCTTGACCCGCCGAGGACCGGGATTACAAATATTGTCGCTGAAAAAATCCTTTCATTAATGCCTGACAGGATCGTCTACATCTCCTGCAATCCGGCGACCTTTGCGCGGGACCTGAAAAAATTGCAGAATAAATATGATATAGAATTGATCAGGATGATTGACTTTTTTCCGCAGACATTCCATATTGAATCTATTTCATTTCTCAGGTTAAGGTAGAGGCGTAACAATGAAGACAAAGATTTTAGTCATTGAAGACGAAAGAGACATCTCCGAACTTGTTGCGTACAGTCTCGGCAAGGAAGGTTTTGCCGTGTCCGCTTCCGCAAATGGCGAAGATGCCCTGAAAACTGTCCGCAAAGAGAAGTTCGGACTGATCATCCTCGATCTTATGCTGCCCGGCATCCAGGGGATGGAACTCTGCAAAATCCTGAAATCTTCCGTGGAGACGTCTTCGGTCCCGATCATCATGCTGACCGCAAAGAGCGAAGAGCTTGATAAGGTGCTCGGCCTTGAGATGGGTGCGGATGATTACATCACGAAGCCTTTCAGCCCCAGGGAATTAGTTGCCCGCGTCAAGGCGGTACTGAGACGGAGTCATGAAAAAACAGCGGCAGATAAAATAATAAAGGCCGGCGACCTTGAGATCAACACGGACACCTATCAGGTGTCCAGGAGAGGGGACCCGGTCAAACTAAGCGCAACGGAATTTAAACTCCTGCTCTACCTTGTCAAAAGGAAGGGAAAGGTTTTTGACAGGGACATGCTCCTGAACGCCGTATGGAAAGACGAGGCATATGTCGAGCCGAGGACCGTTGACGTCCACATCAGGCGCCTCAGGGAGCAGATAGAAGACGACCCCTCAAACCCGGTGTACATCAGGACGAGAAGGGGCATCGGCTATTACGTGGATGGAGATATATGAAAAGACATATCTTTAGAAGGATATTTTTGCTGTACGCCCTTGTCCTGCTGTTTTCGGTAATCTTTGCTGAACTCTATGTCACAAAGGTTGTGCGCTCCGGTTATATCAATGATCTGAAAGACAGCCTTTTAATTCAGGCAGGGCTTATATCTGAAAATATTTCTTTTGCCACTGAGACCTCACTTGATGATTTTTGCAGGCGGATGAAGGAAAAGACAGGCGCGCGTGTTACTGTCATTGATATCAGCGGAAAAGTCCTCGGTGATTCCGACAATGATTCATCAAAGATGGATAACCATGCCGGCAGGCTGGAAATCCGGCAGGCATTTGCTTCAGACACCGGATGGTCCGTAAGGCACAGCGATACGCTGGAGCATGATTTCCTCTACACCGCAAGAAAGATTATTAAAGAAGGACAGCCTGCGGGTTTTGTCAGGCTCGCCATTCCGCTGAAAGACGTCTATGAATCAGTTAATGCGCTCAGGCTGAAGATCATTTTTGTAGTCATCACGGTATTTTTGCTGTCAGGCATCGCCCTGGCCTGGCAGACATCAAAGATAAGGAGGCTCGTGAACCAGACAACCGAATATGCAGGCGCGATAGCTCACGGTTTCTACAAAAAAAGACTTCACATCGAAGGCGCGGGAGAGTTTACCGAGCTGGCCCACAGCCTCAGTGACATGGCGTCGAAGCTGGAAACAAGCGTCACCCAAAGGGACGAGAAGGCAAACCGCCTGAATGTAATTATTAAAAGCATCCCCGAGGCCCTTTTGCTGATCAATACACGCGGCGTTATCGAGCTCTCAAACAATGCCGCAAGAGAACTTTTCGGGGGACAGAAGCTCGACGGCAAGCCTTTTATCGAGATTGTGAGGAACCCCGGTTTCCTGTCTCTCGTTGATCATGTAAAGCAAAACCGTATTACCGGCTCCTCCGAGCTTATAATTGATTTTCCCGAAGAAAGATATCTGTCCGTCCTCGTGTCGCCGATATCATATACGGTGGGAGAGATAGCGGGTGTCGCGGCCATCTTTCATGACCTGACACGCATAAAGAGGCTTGAGCAGATGAGAAAGGATTTTGTGGCAAACGTCTCGCATGAAATTAAGACCCCGGTAACCGCGATCAAGGGCTTCTCTGAGACGCTTTTGGACGGGGCGCTTTATGACAGGGAAAATGCCGAAAAATTTATCCAGACCATTAAGGCCCAAAGCGAAAGGCTCAACAGGCTCGTGGATGACCTGCTGACCCTTTCAAGAGTGGAACTCGGGGTCATAAAGATGAACAAGACTGAAGTAAATATACCGGAGCTTGTTGATCATGTAATTGAGACTGTTGCAGTACAGGCCGCGGGGAAAAATATTTCCATCAGGAAATCAATCGGGACGGAAAGCAAGATCATCAGCGCGGACAGGGACCGGCTGGAACAGATACTCCTTAACCTTGCCGACAATGCGATAAAGTTTACAGAAAAGGGAGAGATAGAGATCGGCGTCACCCAGGAGGGCGGCAGGAATTATATTTTTGTAAAAGACAGCGGTATCGGCATCCCGAGAAAATATCTCTCAAGGATCGGCGAGCGCTTCTTCCGTGTAGACCCGTCGCGCTCGCGCGAACTCGGCGGCACAGGGCTCGGGCTTGCGATCGTAAAACATCTTGTAAAGGCACACGGCTGGGACATGAAGATAGTGAGTGAAGAAGGCCGGGGCACGACTGTGAAGATTTATGTATGAAGGCATTTATTGCATCCCTTATATTTGTTGTCCTGGCTGAGATGGGTGACAAGACCCAGCTTCTTGCCATGGCCTTTGCCTGCAAATTCAGGTGGCAGACGGTCATGTGGGGCGTGTTTGCGGCGACCGCGGTCAACCATCTTATGGCGGCAGCCGCGGGAAACTACCTTGCGGCTATTGTCCCGATTGAATATATAAAGATCGCGGCCTCAGCGTCTTTCATAATCTTCGGCCTGTGGACCATCAGGGGAGACACTCTGCATGACGAGGACAAGCGCTTCAACTTCAGCCCTTTCTGGACAGTGTCAATCGCCTTTTTTATTGCTGAGATGGGCGATAAGACACAGCTTGCGACTATAGCGCTTGCTATCAAATATAACAATATTTTTAACGTATGGATGGGTACAACAACCGGAATGCTCATCGCGGACGCGATCGGCATAGTCATCGGCATAGTTATGGGCAAGCATATACCCGAAAGGTTTATAAAATGGTTTGCTGCGCTTATCTTTATGGCCTTTGGCGTCTACGGCCTGTATGAAAATCTTCCAAGGGAAATCTGGAGCCTGCCGGTAATTGCGGGAAGTCTCTGCGTTCTCGCTGTATCAATATATCTGATAGCGCGGTCAAATGTGAAAAAGGGCTCTCCCTTCCCTGTCTGTGAAAATAGAAAATAATTGCCCAAAGAACAGTGGATGGGCCTCTTATTTTTACCACTCTCATTTTATGTTCAGTCCGCCGTCCGAACTTCTTCAAAAATTAACATCCCCTTAATATTGCCGTAACATTTTCCTGATATGCTTGGATAGTGGAAAGGAGGAAAGCATGAACACACTTACGATGAACATAAATGAAGTCACTGAGGCATCGTGTCCATACGGCGACATAATTGCTGATGTCTGCAACGCCTCACTATCGTCAATGAAGCTGGGGCTGATAGCAGGTCTCAAATACTGCACCAGCGAAGATTATGACGGATGCCCCATATTCCTGGCCAAGATCATAAGGAAAAGGTGATTGAAATGTGCAAAAGATTTAAAGGGCGTGTTGAAGGGGAGGTGATAAAATTTCTTTAACTAAATTTTAATCCATTTGTAACATTATTGTAACAATCAAAGCATATACTAAATAGCATAAAAAGGAGATAATATGAAAACCATTTTGAAATTAACATTGATCGCGGCATTTGTTTTGTCATCCGCGTATGCGCATGCTGCGGAAACACTCAACGGCGCGGGCGCTACTTTCCCGTTTCCCGTGTATTCGGCATGGGCGTATGAGTACAACAAGATAACCGGCGTTCAGCTTAACTATCAGTCCATCGGCTCAGGCGGAGGGGTAAGGCAGGTTACGGAGCGCACAGTTGATTTCGGCGCGTCGGATGATCCCTCCAGGCCCGAACAGGTCCAGAAGGACGGGTTATTGCAGTTTCCCGCGGTCATCGGCGGCGTTGTGCCGGTAGTAAACCTCGAAAGCGTACAGCCGGGGCAACTGAAGCTCGATCCTGAATCGCTGTGCGGGATATTCCTCGGTGATATCAAATACTGGGATGACGCCAAAGTGAAGAAAATGAATCCTGACGTAAAACTCCCGCATAATGAAATTACGGTTGTCTACCGCTCTGACGGCTCAGGCACAACTGCCATATATACAAATTATCTCAGTGAGACCTGTCCCGCATGGAAAGAAAAGGCCGGCGCAGGCAAGGCCGTGAAATTCCCCGCGGGCATCGGCGGAAAGGGAAATGAAGGAGTCGCCAATTACGTAAAGAGAACAGCCAACTCCATCGGATATGTCGAGTTCGCGTATGCGAAACAGAACAAGCTCAACTTTACACAGCTTAAAAACTCTGCCGGGAATTTTGTCGCGCCCGGCTTTGAGAGCTTTGAGGACGCTGCCGCGTCAGGAGATTTTGACGCGAAGAAGGATTTTTGTCTCTGGCTTACGAACGCGCCGGGCAAAGGCGCATGGCCGATCGCAGGGGCGACCTTCATTCTCCTTGCAAAGGAAAAGACGGATGTAAACAGGAATGTTGTGAAATTTTTTGACTGGGCTTTTAAAAACGGAGATGCAAAGGCGAAAGAGCTCGTGTATGTTCCCCTGCCTGCATCCCTAAAGGACAAGATCAGGGCCTACTGGAAGGCAAAAGGGATTTATTAACAAAGAGCAATCAGCAATCGGCGGTCAGCTTTCAGCAAAAACTGATTGCTGACCGCTGAAAGCTGATCGCTGATTGCTGAACCTAAGGATTGCTATGCCGTTACAATACAAAAAAAATCCCGTTGACTTTATCTTCTCTGCAACTACCGCAGCCGCATCCTTTTCGGTGATCATTTTCATAATCGGGATATTGTACGTGCTTGTCACCGAATCCTCTTTGGCTATAGGAAAATTCGGCATCGTAAATTTCCTTACCTCAACAGACTGGGACCCTGTCAAAGAATCCTTCGGCGCATTGACAAATATTTACGGGACTGTTATCACGACGTTTCTTTCCCTGCTGATCGCAATACCTGTCGCCCTCGGCATCGCGATATTTGTCACGGAAATAGCGCCCAATTTTCTTAAAGGGCCCATTGGCGCGGCCATCGAGCTTCTGGCTGCCATACCGAGCATCATCTACGGCATGTGGGGACTCTTCACCCTCTCGCCGATCATGAGCAAATATGTTGAACCTTTCCTGAAAGAAATTACTGCCGGGGTGCCGTTCGTCAATGTCCTTTTTCAGGGCACTCCGATGGGGATTGATATTTTAACAGCAAGCGTCATCCTGAGCATCATGATAGTCCCTTTCACCGCCAGCATCTCCAGGGACTCTTTTAATCTCACTCCCGCGATAGTGAAAGAATCCGCTTACGCCATCGGCGCGACAAAGTGGGAAGTCATAAAGAATGTCGTCATCCCGTATTCAAAGCTCGGAGTATTCGGCGGAATTGTCCTTTCCCTCGGAAGGGCCATCGGGGAGACCATGGCCGTGGCCTTTGTCCTCGGCAACAACCACAAGATCGCTACATCGCTCCTCGACGCTGCGGCAACCATTACCGTTACGCTCGCCAATGAGTTTGCCGAGGCTGACAAGGACATTTACCTCTCGTCTCTTTTTTACCTTGCGCTTGTGCTCTTTGTAATGAGCTTTATCACCCTTGCAATAGCAAAATTTTTTCTCATTAAGGCGGAGAAGAAATACTCACGATGACAAGAGAGAAGAAAAGAAAGATAGAAGGATTTATCGCAATGGCACTAAGCACTCTTGCCGCGCTCATGGGGCTGTTCTGGCTGGTCTTCATTTTAGGTGATGTGCTTGTGCATGGAATAAAGGCATTGGACCTGAGTTTGTTTTCCAATGATCCTGCCCCGGCAGGCGTTGAAGGAGGCGGACTGAGGAACGCCTTTGTCGGGCAGTTAATGATAACCATATGCGCAACATTGATAGGTGTTCCCGTAGGCGTTCTCGGCGGGACATTCCTTGCGGAGTATGCGCGGGGCAGAAAGCTGTCAAGGGTGATCAGCATACTCTCCGACATTATGGTAAGTGTTCCGTCTATTGTGATCGGGACATTTATTTATGCCGTTTTCGTAAAACCGCTCGGCCATTTCAGCGGGTGGGCAGGCGCAATCGCGCTGGCGATCATAATGGTCCCCGTTGTGCTGAGAACAACCGAGGACATGCTCACCCTCGTGCCGTGGACCCTGAGAGAAGCGGCCTTCGCCCTCGGAGCGCCGTATTATAAAGTGATCATCCAGGTCGTCTACAGGGGGGCGTCCGCGGGCATACTTACCGGGATACTCCTTTCGATTGCCCGTGTCGCGGGTGAGACAGCACCGCTTCTGTTTACGTCATTTAATAATTCGTTTTTCTCTGTTGATATGAACAGGCCCGTCGCTTCGCTCACGGTGACGATCTTCCAGTACGCGATGGGGCCTTATGACAGTTGGCATACACAGGCATGGGCCGCGTCTCTGGTGATAACAATATCTATCCTGACGCTGACGGTCATCGGCAGGCTATTGATCAAAGGGAGGCACTTCAAGGGATGAATGAACTTACAGAGTTTGAAGTAAAAGGACTCAATTTCTATTATTCGGGAAACGTTCACGCCCTGAAAGATATCGGCCTGCCGGTTTATAAAAATCAAGTCACCGCGCTCATCGGGCCGTCCGGCTGCGGGAAGACCACGCTCCTCAGATGCTTTAACCGAATGCATGACCTGTATCCGGGGAATAAATACGCAGGGGAGATCCTGTTTAAGGGCAATAATATTTTATCGGAAGATGTTGACCTGATCGATCTCAGGAGCCGCATCGGGATGGTGTTTCAGAAACCCACCCCTTTTCCCATGAGCATTTTCGACAATATCGCTTACGGGCTGAGGCTGAAAGGCATAAAGAAAATATCAGACCTTTCGGAAAGGGTGGAGCGGGCGCTTAATCACGCGGCGCTCTGGGATGAAGTTAAAGACAAGCTCCATGCAAACGCTTATGAACTGTCCGGCGGGCAGCAGCAGAGACTTGTTATTGCGCGCGCGCTCGCAGTGGAACCGGAGGTCCTGCTCTTTGATGAGCCGACATCCGCCCTCGACCCGATATCCACGGCAAAGATTGAAGACCTTATCTCAAATCTGGAGAAAGAGGTCACGATCATTATTGTCACACACAACATGCAGCAGGCCGCGAGGATCTCCGACTGGACGGGCTTTATGATGTTAGGTGATTTGATAGAATTTGATCGAACTGATAGAATTTTTACTAACCCTTCACAAAAACTCACTGAAGAATATATAACCGGGAGGTTCGGATAATGACTGTAAGAAGCGAGGAACTGATTCACCTCAAGGAGATGCTGCTGAAGATGGCGGCGCTTGTCGAATCCGCAATACAAAACTCCGTGCAATCACTTGTTGAGAGGGATTCGGACCTGGCCGGCCGTGTCATAGAAGGCGATAAGGCCATAAATACATTTGATGTCAAGATAGACGAAGAATGCGTAAGGCTGCTTGCCCTGAAACAGCCTATGGGCAAGGACCTGCGGTTCATCACGACCGCAATGAAGATCACTTCTGATCTCGAAAGGATCGGAGACAACGCGGTAAATATCGCCGAGAGGGCGCTTGAATTAAACGAAGAGCCCCTCCTGAAACCCTATATAGATATCCCCAGGATGAGCAGGATAGCGCAGGGCATGGTGCGTGATACGATCAATGCCTTTATCAATGAGGAGCTGCGCCTCGCAAGGGACGTGATCATCCGGGATGATGAAGTCGACGACCTCAACGAGATGGTCTGGAAGGAGCTGATGTTCATCATGACCCAGGACCCTTATACGGTGTCCAGGGCGGTGAAAATAAGTTATGTCTCAAAATATCTGGAGAGGATCGCCGACCACGCGACCAACATCGCGGAGATGGTCATCTACCTGGTTGAGGGGAAAATCATCCGGCATATGCTGCCGGGCCAGATTTAGCCGGCTTCATCATTCGCATGTTTTTTTATCCTGCCGGAACAGTTTCCTTTTTTCCGTATCTCATGTCAGGTTCAGGCTCTGCTCCGAGGGCGTCGAGCACG
It encodes the following:
- the pstB gene encoding phosphate ABC transporter ATP-binding protein PstB: MNELTEFEVKGLNFYYSGNVHALKDIGLPVYKNQVTALIGPSGCGKTTLLRCFNRMHDLYPGNKYAGEILFKGNNILSEDVDLIDLRSRIGMVFQKPTPFPMSIFDNIAYGLRLKGIKKISDLSERVERALNHAALWDEVKDKLHANAYELSGGQQQRLVIARALAVEPEVLLFDEPTSALDPISTAKIEDLISNLEKEVTIIIVTHNMQQAARISDWTGFMMLGDLIEFDRTDRIFTNPSQKLTEEYITGRFG
- a CDS encoding TMEM165/GDT1 family protein, with amino-acid sequence MKAFIASLIFVVLAEMGDKTQLLAMAFACKFRWQTVMWGVFAATAVNHLMAAAAGNYLAAIVPIEYIKIAASASFIIFGLWTIRGDTLHDEDKRFNFSPFWTVSIAFFIAEMGDKTQLATIALAIKYNNIFNVWMGTTTGMLIADAIGIVIGIVMGKHIPERFIKWFAALIFMAFGVYGLYENLPREIWSLPVIAGSLCVLAVSIYLIARSNVKKGSPFPVCENRK
- the pstS gene encoding phosphate ABC transporter substrate-binding protein PstS, translated to MKTILKLTLIAAFVLSSAYAHAAETLNGAGATFPFPVYSAWAYEYNKITGVQLNYQSIGSGGGVRQVTERTVDFGASDDPSRPEQVQKDGLLQFPAVIGGVVPVVNLESVQPGQLKLDPESLCGIFLGDIKYWDDAKVKKMNPDVKLPHNEITVVYRSDGSGTTAIYTNYLSETCPAWKEKAGAGKAVKFPAGIGGKGNEGVANYVKRTANSIGYVEFAYAKQNKLNFTQLKNSAGNFVAPGFESFEDAAASGDFDAKKDFCLWLTNAPGKGAWPIAGATFILLAKEKTDVNRNVVKFFDWAFKNGDAKAKELVYVPLPASLKDKIRAYWKAKGIY
- a CDS encoding PAS domain S-box protein, with the protein product MKRHIFRRIFLLYALVLLFSVIFAELYVTKVVRSGYINDLKDSLLIQAGLISENISFATETSLDDFCRRMKEKTGARVTVIDISGKVLGDSDNDSSKMDNHAGRLEIRQAFASDTGWSVRHSDTLEHDFLYTARKIIKEGQPAGFVRLAIPLKDVYESVNALRLKIIFVVITVFLLSGIALAWQTSKIRRLVNQTTEYAGAIAHGFYKKRLHIEGAGEFTELAHSLSDMASKLETSVTQRDEKANRLNVIIKSIPEALLLINTRGVIELSNNAARELFGGQKLDGKPFIEIVRNPGFLSLVDHVKQNRITGSSELIIDFPEERYLSVLVSPISYTVGEIAGVAAIFHDLTRIKRLEQMRKDFVANVSHEIKTPVTAIKGFSETLLDGALYDRENAEKFIQTIKAQSERLNRLVDDLLTLSRVELGVIKMNKTEVNIPELVDHVIETVAVQAAGKNISIRKSIGTESKIISADRDRLEQILLNLADNAIKFTEKGEIEIGVTQEGGRNYIFVKDSGIGIPRKYLSRIGERFFRVDPSRSRELGGTGLGLAIVKHLVKAHGWDMKIVSEEGRGTTVKIYV
- the pstA gene encoding phosphate ABC transporter permease PstA codes for the protein MTREKKRKIEGFIAMALSTLAALMGLFWLVFILGDVLVHGIKALDLSLFSNDPAPAGVEGGGLRNAFVGQLMITICATLIGVPVGVLGGTFLAEYARGRKLSRVISILSDIMVSVPSIVIGTFIYAVFVKPLGHFSGWAGAIALAIIMVPVVLRTTEDMLTLVPWTLREAAFALGAPYYKVIIQVVYRGASAGILTGILLSIARVAGETAPLLFTSFNNSFFSVDMNRPVASLTVTIFQYAMGPYDSWHTQAWAASLVITISILTLTVIGRLLIKGRHFKG
- the pstC gene encoding phosphate ABC transporter permease subunit PstC — its product is MPLQYKKNPVDFIFSATTAAASFSVIIFIIGILYVLVTESSLAIGKFGIVNFLTSTDWDPVKESFGALTNIYGTVITTFLSLLIAIPVALGIAIFVTEIAPNFLKGPIGAAIELLAAIPSIIYGMWGLFTLSPIMSKYVEPFLKEITAGVPFVNVLFQGTPMGIDILTASVILSIMIVPFTASISRDSFNLTPAIVKESAYAIGATKWEVIKNVVIPYSKLGVFGGIVLSLGRAIGETMAVAFVLGNNHKIATSLLDAAATITVTLANEFAEADKDIYLSSLFYLALVLFVMSFITLAIAKFFLIKAEKKYSR